A stretch of Lepidochelys kempii isolate rLepKem1 chromosome 14, rLepKem1.hap2, whole genome shotgun sequence DNA encodes these proteins:
- the LOC140897743 gene encoding olfactory receptor 14A16-like, with translation MSNQTAVTEFLLLGFSDIRELQILHFVVFLLLYLISLLGNLLIITAIALDRHLHTPMYFFLMNLSILDLGSMSVTIPKSMANSLTNTRSISYSGCVAQVFLIFFFASADFALLTIMAYDRYVAICQPLHYETVVNRTACVQMAASAWITGILYSALHTGITFEICFCGGNVVDQFFCEIPQLLNLACSDLYLIEVGFLIFSSFLGLSCFLFIIVSYVQIFKAVLRIPSKQGGHKAFSTCLPHLTVVSLFFSTATFAYLKPTSSSTSGLNLIVAVLYSVLPPMMNPIIYSIRNKEIKGALSKQIGWKLFTKNKMSICLLR, from the coding sequence ATGTCCAACCAAACTGCCGTGACCGAGTTCCTTCTCCTGGGATTCTCTGACATTCGGGAGCTGCAGATTTTACACTTTGTGGTGTTTCTACTGCTTTACCTGATATCCCTGCTGGGGAACCTTCTCATCATCACAGCCATAGCCCTTGACCGccaccttcacacccccatgtacttcttcctgatgAATCTGTCCATCCTAGACCTCGGCTCCATGTCTGTCACCATCCCCAAATCCATGGCCAATTCCCTCACGAACACCAGATCGATTTCTTATTCTGGATGTGTTGCCCAAGTCTTTCTCATCTTCTTCTTCGCTTCAGCAGATTTTGCCTTACTGACCATCATGGCGTACGACCGATACGTCGCCATCTGCCAACCACTGCACTATGAGACAGTGGTGAACAGGACAGCATGTGTTCAAATGGCAGCCAGTGCCTGGATCACTGGAATTCTCTACTCTGCACTGCACACTGGGATCACCTTTGAAATCTGCTTCTGTGGAGGCAACGTGGTGGATCAGTTCTTCTGTGAAATCCCCCAGCTCCTCAATCTCGCCTGCTCTGACTTGTACCTCATTGAAGTTGGGTTTCTCATCTTTAGTTCATTCTTAGGCTTAAGCTGCTTTCTTTTCATCATTGTGTCATATGTTCAGATCTTCAAAGCAGTGCTGAGAATCCCCTCTAAGCAGGGTGGGcataaagccttctccacctgcctccCTCACCTCACCGTGGTGTCCTTGTTCTTTAGTACTGCAACCTTTGCCTACCTGAAACCCACCTCCAGCTCAACCTCAGGTCTGAATCTCATAGTGGCtgttctttattctgtgttgCCACCGATGATGAATCCGATCATCTACAGCATAAGAAACAAAGAGATCAAAGGTGCACTGAGTAAACAGATAGGTTGGAAGTTATTCACTAAGAACAAAATGTCCATATGTCTCCTTCGGTAG